Below is a window of Cryobacterium sp. PAMC25264 DNA.
CCCCGCCGCGACCGCAGCGATCCAATCGCCTCGCCACCAACACGACCACGGTCGTCGCAAGAGCCGCAGCAAAAGCGGTATGGCCGCTCGGGTAACTGTATGTCGTCGGGTCCACAGCAACCGGATGCTGCATCAAACCCGCGTCCGGTCGAAGCCGCTGAACGATGACCTTCACCACGTCCGCCAGAACCCACGGCACCCCCAACAGCAAAATTGTCCGCACACCGGCAACCCATGCCCGGTCAACGACACCCGTCCACACAACCAGGAGAAACCCACACACACAGCACCCACCGGACCGAACAAGACATTTACGCCCAAAGCGACAGAATCCAGAACCGGCGCGTGGGCCGCATTTACCCCCACCACGATCTGCGACTCTGCTGCGGCCCAGCCTGCTGAACCAACGATGACCAAACCGAGACACACCACCAGAATGATCTCGATCAGCACCACAATGGTCCACCTCACCGAAAACAATCTGAGTACGCGCATACATACACACTCCCCACCGACCACTAAGAAGGCTCTGAGAATCCAATGGGAATAGCTACGGTTCGGATCCTGAGTGGCTTCTTATAAGGCATCAGCGACGCTTTCCGTGTGGACCAACCCCCACAGAAGCGGAAGACAGAACATGCGTACAAAGAAGCACATACTCGTCGGATCCGGAGTCGGCGCGACAGCGCTACTCCTCGCAGTCGTCGCAGGTGTCGCGGTAAGCCTGCCCGCTCAAGCGGCCAACCCAACCGAGTCATCCGTTTCCACGCCGGCAACCGCTGTCAATACGGACCAGGAATCTTCGGACGACAACGGGACCCCCGATAACGACCCTGAAACAGCAGACGACCAGGGCGCGGGTGAACCCGACCAAGAGACAGCCGACGACAACGGAATCGAGGACGGCACGAACGACGGAGAAACCGCCGACGACGCAACCCCAGCGCCGACAAACTGATCAGAGAGCCTCCCCTGCGCTGCCCGCGGGAAAAAATCGCCCGCGGGCAGCGGTCGCGACCGCTCTGCCGGTGGTCAGAACCAGCTTCACGGCCTCGTCTTTGTACTCAGGAGTGAACTCCCGACGTGATCTTGCAATAGTGAACATTCTCTCTTGTGAGGTGTCCACTCCAAGGGGCCCGGGCCAGACCCACCCTTTCGTCATATGTTTAAGCTAGCTCACGCTGCTCGAGGGATCTGATTCAAGGCCACCAGAGCGTGGCCGCCAGATGTCTCCTCTTGCGTTTTACCTGCCCAATACCGGCGAGTCCGAATGTGTCTCACAACCCAGGTGCCTCATTTCCCATGGGATATGCGACAGTGCGATGCGGATCGCGGCTTGCTGCGGTGATCCCGTCTCTTCGGGTTGCGATAGAGGATTTACTCCTGCTGAGCAAAGTCCTTCACGTAAGACAGAATGACAACCTCATCGCCGACGGATTCGCATTCGTTCCAGCCGCTTAGCGAGTTGCCCTCCACGAGCAACAGAGCTTTCACCTCTTCACTTGTCACGATGTAACCGCGAGACGGCTCGATCAACTCACCAATACTTACCTCGCCGTTTGCTAACTTCACGATGTTGGACCGTGGTTCTGTCAGCTGGGTGCCAACTGGCCACACAGCAAGGCGTGACGTCTCCGAATCAGGATCGATGATGACAACACATCCTTCTTCGACCCCCACAAGACCTTCAACTGCGTATGGCTCGCCCTGCGGGCGGACTATTCCTGAAGCGACCGTAGACGCCTCGTCAGGTACGGGATCGGTGCCATCAACGGTTGGTATCGCTGAGCTGCATCCAGATAGAACGAGTGCGCACCCAAGCGCGACAGCCGCTCTGAATCCTTTCTTCATTTTTCCCCCTCATATGGTCGCCGTTGTCAACGGCAAAGGTCCGGACGCAGAAGTCCTTCACGTCTCCGCTGCTGGAACTCTAACCCTCCGAATCAAAGCGCGTTCTCCAGTGAATGTCCGGCCGGGTGCTTTGAGTTTCACTGCGCCTCGCACAGCATGCCGCCGCCAGGCCCGGCTGCTGGATGTCTCGCAACTCATGCGCCTCATATCCCATGGGATACGAGACGTCGAAGATCGCCTTCTCACATAATGAGCGCCGACACCGTAATCATGGCATCTGGTTCGGGCCGGCATCGGGGACGACCCTCATCGTGTAGCGGCGGGTGCCCGATGAGAGGACCGCACTGACGCCAGGTCCGCGGTATTTCTTTCCGTAGGCCGCGTCGACGGCGTTGATCGTGGCCTCGTCGTCGACGTCTTCTATCGTGACAGGGTAGCGGCGGTCACCGTTGATGAAGGCCGCCTGGTGGGAGCGTTGGACGCGCCGGTACCACTTCGACGTTTGGCCGAACCCATTGCGGATATACCCGGCGCCGTCGACGACAACCGCCCAGATCTCGGTGCCGATCTCCCCGCCGGTCTTGAGCGTCGTCGCGATCATTAAATCGTCCGTATGAGACAAGTAGTCGATCAGGCCGTCGCCGTTCCCTTGCTGTGTGCTCACGTCGATGCTCAAGCTCAAAGGTGGTCGCGGTAGAAGGCCGTGAGGCGTTCGACAGCTTGATCGACGTAAACGGGCTCGTCGTACATTTCGTAGTGACCGGCACCCTCGATCACGAGCAGGTCAACAGGGTTGGGAGCGAGCTCCCAGAGCTTCATCCCAGATTCGTTTGTCCGGTGTTGCCTTTGCGTCCGGCAATGATCACCTGGAGCGGCTGAGTGAGTAGCTGGTCAACAAGGTGGTACGCGTTGCTGCAGAAGCGCTGATTCTGCCTGATCTGGAATGGGACGACGCCAACAGCTCGAGTCTGTCCGTATTGGCCAGAGGGCCTATTTGCCGCCGACTCATCGACAAGGCCTCGAGAGATCGCGAGTCGTGAGGCCTTGTCCCGTGGTCCCGCGCATGACTTCGTCGAGGCCGCCACCCCGGTGGCCACGATGGGCGACCAATGACCGGCACAACCAGCCACGAGTTTCTTTCTGCCAGGGCCGCCGCACTATGGCGACTCGAAGATCACCTCGACCCGCGATCAGCCTCCTACGCTGAAGCGGACCAAGCCGGTGCCGGCGGCGATGACCCCGCTGGTCTTCGTAGCAGCCGAGCGATGAACTGGGTCCGAGCGTTGGGCGCCTACGAAGAGTTCTGGCGTGAAACTGGGCGGACTCCGCGAGAGAACACCCGCAACCGTGCCAGTCTGCCAGCGGCCGAGAGACGGCTGGGGGAGTGGGCCCGCTATCAGCGACGATTCGAAGACGGTCTGAGCCGATACCAAGAAATCAGGCTCGATATCTCACCGGCCTTCGCCTGGGACCCCCACCATCAGAGCTGGCAACAGCACTTCGATTCCTGCACTCGCCACGTGACGGCGACCGGCCAGCTGCCATACCTCAACGCGGCAGACCCGAGCGAGTTCGCGCTTGCCCGATGGCTGGGGAGGCAGCTGCGCCAGCTCCAGACCGGCACCCTGTTGCCGGACCGCGCGGACAAGCTGCCGGAACTGCTGACCATGAAAAACCGACTCATCGACACTGACTGGATCTGAACGCGGCCGAGTCGGAGGCTCGCCTTAGGTTGAGAGCATGACCATCGTAAGAATGGCTGAGCCGCACTCCAGCGGGACAATCGCTGTTCCCCTCGACTGGGCGGTCCGGGTACCCGGCGATGACTGAGGCAGCCAGGCGAGGACCGTTATCCACCGCAACCCGTATCGGCTTTCTGGGCGACGTCCACGGAGACCTGCAGCACGTTCTGGTCGTCGCCCGAACAATGGCGAACAGGGGCATTGGGCGCCTGGTCGTGCTTGGTGATTTTGGGTTCTTGTGGCCGGGACACAACTGGGGCATCGATGTGGACAAGCTCAGTCGGCGGTTGGCCTCCATGTCCCAAACGATCGCCTTCGTGGACGGCAATCACGAGAGCTTCGACCTGCTTTACCGGTTTCCGCTCGCCGACGACGGTCTCCGTTGGATCAGGCCCAATATCGTCCACATCCCACGCGGCTACAGAACCGTCCTCGCGAGCGGTGCCACCCTTGCCGCACTCGGGGGCGCCAACTCCATAGATATCGGCCACCGTGTCCTGGGACGCTCCATCTGGGCGGAAGAATCAATCACCGAGGCAGACCTAGTTGCACTCGGACATGACCACGCAGATATCCTTCTCGGCCACGATGCTCCGCTTCATATACCAACCCTGGATGCGAACCTGGCAGCGACGGACAGGTACTGGCCAACCGCCGGCCTCGAGTACTCGGCAGCAGGACGCGCCATGTTCCACCGCGGCTTCCTCCAGGTGCAACCCAAGCTTCACCTCGGCGGCCACTACCACCAGCACATCGACGAGCACGTAAGGTATGCAACCGGCCACGCCAACTTCAAGACCCGTGTCGTGATCCTGGACCAAGGCGGTTCCCGATCGGCTATCAGCCAAGCCATTCTCGATGTCCACACCCTCGAACTTGAATACCTGGCCCGAGGCGGCGAAAGCCCCGTGCGCTGAGTCCACCGAACACCCCGTCCACGAGACATCGGACTGAACGAGAGGGAAGCGCTATGAACTTGTCAGACGAAGGCAATCAGCCCGACCCACTCTCAACAGCGCGCGCCGTCATGCGTCGCGTCAAGCACCGACTGCCCGCAGACGAATTCGAGGTCGCTGACGCGACACTCTTCCTCTCCTCTGAATCCACCGTGCCGCGCGCAGCGTTCGCCGTCGTTTTCACCGGCGTCCCGCTTGGCATGGTGGCCGTGCAGTTCGAGGTGCCCGACGACATCGACACGATGGTTGACTCACTAGTGGCCGGGTTGCTCGAGAAGAGGCAGCGCAGCTGGGAAGAGAACGGACCTGCTTCCGGGCCAATGTCGCTCGCAGACCTCACCCCGCAGGAGACCCTCTACGACGATCGCTCCAGCGACACCGAGGCTGCCTCAAAAGCTCGCGACGAGGCGCCGGACTCTCAGGTCGACCGAGTGACCCTTGACCGCAGCGGAGTTTGGGTTCTCACCACGAGTTCCGGCGCCCGCGTGCTCGTAGCCGTAATAGTAGAACCGAGCACAACGAGACCGATGGTTACCGTGACCAGATTCGCCGCGGCCGGCTACGGCGACCAGTTCAACGGCGCTCCATTGACGGTTGCCGTGAGCGATCCTCCCGAAGTCGGCATGCGGTGGAGCGCGGAGGTAATCGCGGTGGATTCAAAGTATGTCGCGCACGACAGGATCGTTTACGGAAGCCACAACGCCATGTACATATCAACGCCCGTGACCATGATCCAAGAGCTCACATACGACATGCTTGCCGCCGCCACGGGCACACCGGGTCAAAGCGCGACGTGACCTCATGACACCCATCCATGTGCGCCTAATGCAGCAACAGAGTGCTCGAATCGGAAGAAATGGACAGATTCGACCGGCTGCAGAAAAAACTTCAAGCAATTTTCAGGGAGCTCGGTGAGCAGTCCGAGACGACGCTCGGCCTGAATTTATGGACTGTCGGAAGAGCAATCGTTCACTTTTCGCGCCGCCGGGCACGCAAAATGAATGCAATTTCTGGCACGTTTATTGAGGACGGCTCACTCATCTCGTGTCTTGGTGCGGCCCCGTATCGCCACGGAGAGCATTGGCGCCGGTCAAAATTTTCGAATGACGGAGGCGCTCCTATCCCAGTCAGCCTCGGCGTTTGGGAGCGAGTTGGTAATTCCACACGTCGCGTAAACCGCAAGATCTCACACGTGGGGAACTATCTCGCAGCTGGCGTCAGCGCCGCAAAAGTCTTCGAAAATCGACTTGACGGTTTGGACAGCTGAGGGCCTTTGGTTGCGGACCTTTTGATACTGTCCAAACCGTCAAGTAGCTGAGACGGGGCGCTGTTAGCGCCCCTCAGACGCGGTGTTAGCGACCGTCAGACGTCGTCTACGCTCATGGCTACCAAGGAAAACGAGGAGTCATGAACACCCGAACCGAACCCGAAGCAACCGGTGGTGAGCTCGACCTCAGCGCAGCTCGACATGGCGCCGCGCATGCCATCGCGCACCTGCATTTCGGCGTGACCTTTGGTTCTGTAGGTCTCAGTCCTTCCGGTTGGTGCGAAGTCATCGATCCGGGGTGGGCAGCGAATGCTCAGACAAACGCGCGGATCGCATTGGCCGGCCCGTGCATGGATCTAGCAGTCGACCTGATCGAAGATGAGGGCGATGAACCGATCGTCGTGCCATGGCTCGAGTCCTGGCGAGATGACGTGGTGAACCAAGGAGACGGCTATCGAGACGACATGGTTGCAGCCCGTGGCGGCGTGGCCAACGAGGCAGCCTGGGCCCTGGCGTTATGTCGAACCAATTTCGACCTCATCGATGAGGCAGCGATGCTGCTTGTCGCGGCCGCCACCAATGTCGAATACCTGACGTTCGCGGCCCAGCTCGATGGCCGGACACTAGCTGTCGGTCCTGACGAGCTGGAAGCCGCATACGACGACTTCGCGGGCGGACTGCTGGCACTCGAGGTTATCGATGAAGCAGTGATCGAGCACCTAGCGAGCGAGC
It encodes the following:
- a CDS encoding YgdI/YgdR family lipoprotein, which produces MKKGFRAAVALGCALVLSGCSSAIPTVDGTDPVPDEASTVASGIVRPQGEPYAVEGLVGVEEGCVVIIDPDSETSRLAVWPVGTQLTEPRSNIVKLANGEVSIGELIEPSRGYIVTSEEVKALLLVEGNSLSGWNECESVGDEVVILSYVKDFAQQE
- a CDS encoding DUF2255 family protein; translation: MSIDVSTQQGNGDGLIDYLSHTDDLMIATTLKTGGEIGTEIWAVVVDGAGYIRNGFGQTSKWYRRVQRSHQAAFINGDRRYPVTIEDVDDEATINAVDAAYGKKYRGPGVSAVLSSGTRRYTMRVVPDAGPNQMP
- a CDS encoding helicase associated domain-containing protein, producing the protein MTGTTSHEFLSARAAALWRLEDHLDPRSASYAEADQAGAGGDDPAGLRSSRAMNWVRALGAYEEFWRETGRTPRENTRNRASLPAAERRLGEWARYQRRFEDGLSRYQEIRLDISPAFAWDPHHQSWQQHFDSCTRHVTATGQLPYLNAADPSEFALARWLGRQLRQLQTGTLLPDRADKLPELLTMKNRLIDTDWI
- a CDS encoding metallophosphoesterase → MTEAARRGPLSTATRIGFLGDVHGDLQHVLVVARTMANRGIGRLVVLGDFGFLWPGHNWGIDVDKLSRRLASMSQTIAFVDGNHESFDLLYRFPLADDGLRWIRPNIVHIPRGYRTVLASGATLAALGGANSIDIGHRVLGRSIWAEESITEADLVALGHDHADILLGHDAPLHIPTLDANLAATDRYWPTAGLEYSAAGRAMFHRGFLQVQPKLHLGGHYHQHIDEHVRYATGHANFKTRVVILDQGGSRSAISQAILDVHTLELEYLARGGESPVR